The following coding sequences lie in one Hyphobacterium sp. CCMP332 genomic window:
- a CDS encoding DUF2855 family protein, translating into MKNWAMEIEKAAIPVAGLVDVPPRELTDGEARLGIDVFALTANNITYAAFGDAMRYWDFFPAAGEGKGRLPVWGFAEVSESRCPDLPVGERIYGYFPAASELIVSPAKVSRAGFVDASDHRAHLPPAYNRYVRCSGDASYDREMEAEQMVLQPLYLTGWLLARYLREEKAVGASRVYLTSASSKTAIGMASCLRDSPVAGVKICALTSAGSRDFVDGLNLYDEVHLYSDIDRMPASRPSVMVDFAGDASVNRDFHTRFADQLKANIRVGGAHWEQSAPARNLPGPKPDFFFAPDHLEKAREALGSGGFMAAYGEDWMAFARSARAWLQFREFSGANACLEIYNGLISGDAMARDGLTIRV; encoded by the coding sequence ATGAAAAACTGGGCAATGGAAATCGAGAAGGCGGCGATACCGGTCGCGGGTCTGGTGGACGTACCCCCGCGGGAGCTGACCGATGGTGAGGCGCGGCTCGGCATCGACGTTTTTGCCCTGACCGCGAACAATATTACCTATGCGGCATTCGGTGACGCCATGCGGTATTGGGACTTTTTTCCGGCGGCGGGCGAGGGGAAGGGCCGTTTGCCGGTCTGGGGATTTGCCGAAGTGTCCGAAAGCCGGTGTCCAGACCTGCCGGTCGGGGAGCGCATCTATGGATATTTCCCGGCAGCTTCGGAATTGATTGTTTCGCCGGCAAAGGTCTCACGCGCCGGTTTTGTCGATGCCAGCGATCACCGGGCGCATCTGCCGCCCGCCTATAATCGCTATGTCCGGTGCAGCGGCGATGCCAGCTATGACCGGGAAATGGAAGCGGAACAGATGGTGCTCCAGCCGCTTTATCTGACAGGTTGGCTGCTGGCCCGCTATCTGCGGGAGGAAAAGGCCGTCGGGGCCAGCCGCGTTTATCTGACCAGCGCGTCCAGCAAAACGGCGATCGGCATGGCGAGTTGCCTGCGCGATTCTCCCGTTGCCGGCGTGAAGATTTGCGCGCTGACCTCCGCCGGTTCACGCGATTTTGTCGACGGTTTGAACCTGTATGATGAAGTGCATCTCTATTCCGATATTGATCGTATGCCGGCGTCACGGCCATCCGTGATGGTGGATTTCGCCGGAGACGCATCGGTGAACCGCGATTTTCACACGCGCTTCGCCGACCAGCTGAAGGCGAATATCCGCGTGGGCGGGGCCCATTGGGAGCAAAGTGCCCCGGCAAGGAATCTACCCGGGCCAAAGCCGGATTTCTTTTTCGCGCCAGACCATCTCGAAAAAGCGCGAGAGGCGTTGGGGTCTGGCGGCTTTATGGCCGCCTATGGCGAAGACTGGATGGCCTTCGCCCGATCGGCCCGGGCCTGGCTTCAGTTTCGCGAATTCAGCGGCGCGAACGCTTGTCTGGAAATCTATAACGGCCTGATCTCTGGCGACGCCATGGCGCGCGATGGTCTCACGATCCGGGTATGA
- a CDS encoding curlin-associated protein, which produces MKLRTLIAGAFVAASVVSMAGAADAQSRRNEVRVNQYGVQNEVAGRQYGSRNSASLRQDGYRQHILIMQDGSHNGTTVAQQGSYNDAYVDQYGRRNDAVIGQQGYNNGATAVQTGNNNLSGIYQMGSNNSAVTDQAGNNNAGAIIQVGNGNSGALRQRGSGNVTLIIQGDH; this is translated from the coding sequence ATGAAACTTCGCACCTTGATCGCAGGCGCATTTGTCGCCGCTTCCGTTGTCAGCATGGCCGGCGCTGCTGATGCACAATCGCGCCGTAACGAGGTTCGCGTGAACCAGTATGGCGTTCAGAATGAAGTGGCCGGCCGTCAGTACGGCTCGCGCAACAGCGCCTCGCTTCGCCAGGACGGCTATCGCCAGCACATCCTGATCATGCAGGACGGCAGCCATAACGGCACGACCGTCGCCCAGCAAGGCAGCTATAATGACGCCTATGTCGATCAGTATGGCCGCCGCAACGATGCCGTCATTGGCCAGCAGGGCTACAATAACGGGGCCACTGCGGTTCAAACCGGGAATAACAATCTGTCCGGCATCTATCAGATGGGCTCGAACAATTCGGCCGTAACGGATCAGGCCGGCAACAATAATGCCGGTGCCATCATCCAGGTCGGCAATGGTAATAGTGGCGCGCTGCGTCAACGCGGCAGCGGTAATGTCACCCTGATCATCCAGGGCGATCACTAA
- a CDS encoding cytochrome P450, whose protein sequence is MGKIDPLYQAKSWGDRAANLDILADLRANDPYYFNRKEGYVDLWHITRHADIFEVEKHSDSFIVAPRMVLMPTEREEKLREFTGGTVHIIKSLVSIDKPEHPPLRMLTQGWFMPKNLARLQGAMDASAETALERLAAAGGVCDFAQDIALEYPLRVIMAAMGIPSEDYPKMLKLTQELFSPEDPDVSADGKTQEEVTAGIINTFLEFHAYFTALTADRKASPRDDLASVIANAEIDGEPIGEAEQLGYYIITATAGHDTTSFSLSEAIWHLAQNPDVLAELKANPDEMSKKIVEESIRLASPVRHFLRTATEDIRIGDKQFYKGDTLMLWFPSGSRDEAVFDDPDTFNPHRDMSTRHASFGHGAHICLGMHLARQENAAFLKQLAGRVKSIELTGEPEFNHSHFVGGIKHLPVKMELE, encoded by the coding sequence TTGGGCAAGATCGATCCGTTATATCAGGCAAAGTCATGGGGGGACCGGGCCGCCAATCTCGATATTCTGGCGGATCTGCGCGCCAATGATCCATATTACTTCAATCGGAAAGAGGGCTATGTCGATCTCTGGCACATCACCCGCCATGCCGATATTTTCGAGGTGGAGAAGCATTCCGACAGCTTCATTGTCGCGCCGCGCATGGTGCTGATGCCGACCGAGCGGGAGGAAAAGCTCAGGGAATTCACCGGCGGCACGGTGCACATCATCAAGAGCCTCGTTTCCATCGACAAGCCGGAACACCCGCCCTTGCGCATGCTTACGCAAGGCTGGTTCATGCCGAAGAATCTCGCCCGCCTGCAGGGCGCGATGGATGCCTCGGCGGAAACCGCGCTGGAACGTCTGGCCGCTGCGGGGGGCGTCTGCGATTTTGCTCAGGATATTGCACTCGAATACCCCTTGCGGGTCATCATGGCGGCGATGGGTATCCCGTCAGAAGATTATCCGAAAATGCTGAAACTGACGCAGGAATTGTTTTCGCCTGAAGACCCTGACGTCTCGGCTGACGGAAAAACACAGGAGGAGGTGACGGCCGGAATCATCAACACCTTCCTGGAGTTTCACGCCTATTTCACGGCGCTCACCGCGGACCGCAAGGCCAGCCCCCGCGACGATCTGGCCAGCGTCATTGCCAATGCGGAAATCGATGGCGAACCCATCGGCGAGGCTGAACAGCTGGGCTATTACATCATCACCGCCACAGCCGGGCATGATACGACGAGCTTCTCGCTTTCCGAAGCCATCTGGCATCTGGCGCAGAACCCGGACGTGCTGGCCGAGCTGAAGGCCAATCCGGATGAGATGTCGAAAAAGATTGTGGAGGAGTCCATTCGTCTCGCTTCGCCGGTGCGTCACTTCCTGCGAACGGCAACCGAAGACATCAGGATCGGCGACAAGCAATTCTATAAAGGCGATACGCTGATGCTGTGGTTCCCGTCCGGCAGCCGTGATGAAGCCGTTTTTGATGATCCGGACACGTTTAATCCGCATCGGGACATGTCGACCCGCCACGCTTCATTCGGGCATGGCGCGCATATCTGTCTCGGCATGCATCTGGCCCGGCAGGAAAATGCCGCCTTCCTCAAACAGCTGGCAGGCCGCGTAAAATCCATAGAGCTGACCGGCGAGCCGGAATTCAATCATTCGCACTTTGTCGGCGGCATCAAGCATCTGCCGGTGAAGATGGAGCTGGAATAG
- a CDS encoding peptide ABC transporter substrate-binding protein, producing the protein MSRMLGLTSAFAAAFLVACSGGTDDTRTLHRGNDGEPLTLDPQKTVLNIEFAIIMDMFSGLYVADEIGDTIPGLVTHAETSDDGLTWRFTLRESRWSDGAPVTAHDVAAGMQRAAAPATLNENSSKYFVFENGTEVISGSLPPEALGVEALDDQTLEIRLAYPMPHLEDFLVNNSYPLPRHVYNIHGDAWIQPENIVTNGPYILSQWRTNNFIELTANPEFFEANQVCFDTVYYYPVSDRVTGERMVRTRELDLHTDIEGSNITMLRQQHGDLVRESASYTAEDILFNTAAGPFTDVRVRQAFSMAIDRRFIANEVLNGASNPSFRMISEAVPNAAPGLRLSYADDDMETRRERARTLLIEAGYGPENPLDVVYQHTPSQQRIAPVLQQDWALIAPWVSVDISVGDAQFHYAAMRAGDFTFGNNGWTPEYGDPYASLLMWEGRAGEINYSRWTHPDYDALIEAGLSTGDAAERQRLFGAAEEILLEEVPHAPLTVPVNFDLVRPDITGWNANPGRQNRSRWLCREGLEPIGQTADWR; encoded by the coding sequence ATGTCAAGAATGCTTGGGCTTACGAGCGCATTTGCCGCGGCCTTTCTGGTCGCATGCAGTGGCGGCACAGACGACACCCGCACACTCCATCGCGGTAATGACGGCGAACCGCTGACGCTGGACCCGCAAAAGACGGTTCTGAATATCGAATTTGCGATCATCATGGACATGTTTTCCGGTCTCTATGTCGCGGATGAAATTGGCGACACCATACCCGGACTGGTGACGCACGCCGAGACTTCGGACGACGGGCTGACCTGGCGATTTACGCTGCGCGAAAGCCGGTGGTCAGACGGGGCTCCGGTGACGGCCCATGATGTAGCTGCCGGAATGCAGCGGGCGGCGGCGCCAGCGACACTCAATGAAAACAGCTCCAAATACTTTGTTTTCGAGAACGGTACGGAGGTCATTTCCGGTTCTCTGCCGCCGGAAGCGCTCGGTGTTGAAGCGCTGGATGATCAGACTCTGGAAATACGACTGGCCTATCCGATGCCACATCTGGAGGATTTTCTTGTCAATAACAGTTACCCGCTGCCCCGCCATGTTTACAACATTCATGGCGATGCCTGGATTCAACCCGAAAATATCGTCACGAATGGACCCTATATTCTGTCGCAGTGGCGAACGAACAATTTCATCGAATTGACAGCTAATCCGGAATTCTTCGAGGCCAACCAGGTCTGTTTTGATACCGTCTATTATTATCCTGTGTCCGACCGCGTCACTGGCGAACGCATGGTCCGGACACGGGAGCTCGACCTTCATACCGACATCGAGGGGTCGAACATCACCATGCTGCGTCAGCAGCACGGCGATCTGGTTCGCGAATCCGCCAGCTATACGGCCGAGGACATTCTTTTCAACACGGCAGCTGGCCCGTTTACGGATGTACGCGTGCGGCAGGCCTTTTCGATGGCGATTGACCGGCGCTTTATCGCCAATGAAGTGCTGAATGGTGCCTCCAATCCGAGTTTCCGGATGATTTCGGAAGCGGTGCCGAATGCGGCGCCGGGCTTGCGATTGTCCTATGCCGACGATGACATGGAAACGCGGCGGGAACGTGCCAGAACGCTGCTGATCGAGGCCGGATACGGGCCCGAAAACCCGCTGGACGTGGTCTATCAGCACACGCCGTCCCAACAGCGGATCGCGCCCGTGCTTCAGCAGGACTGGGCCTTGATCGCGCCATGGGTCTCTGTCGATATCAGTGTGGGCGATGCGCAATTTCACTATGCCGCCATGCGGGCCGGTGACTTCACCTTCGGCAATAATGGCTGGACGCCGGAATATGGCGATCCCTATGCCTCGCTTCTGATGTGGGAGGGCCGGGCCGGAGAGATCAATTACAGCCGCTGGACGCATCCGGACTATGACGCCCTGATCGAGGCCGGGCTGTCCACAGGCGACGCCGCCGAAAGGCAACGCCTGTTTGGCGCAGCAGAAGAAATCCTCCTGGAAGAAGTGCCGCATGCGCCTTTGACCGTGCCCGTCAATTTTGACCTGGTGCGACCGGATATTACCGGCTGGAACGCTAATCCGGGGCGTCAGAACCGTTCCCGCTGGCTGTGCCGAGAGGGATTGGAACCCATTGGCCAAACAGCCGATTGGCGTTGA
- a CDS encoding alpha/beta hydrolase: MNFETIPPRFGLKIRTALGRRMARRASQGLSPEVDMEVGRKIMASAGKRIPMDRSVVYADVQLAGLRTLVFGPKAPRDGQLLYLHGGGYCRGSAFSHRPFISRLAAALNMKTRAPDYRLAPEHPCPAAVDDCLAAYRDMRKGMDGPVVVAGDSAGGGLALALTQRLKALGEALPDALILYSPWCDLTVSGANAFTNNAVDPLLQAEWLQEAAPLYGGDMDLADPRVSPLFGDFDGFPPTLIQTGSDEVLLDDTTRLFDRLDAANVDVACEVWSGLWHVFPIFQPLVPEGRTANRRARKWLDGVLASAT; the protein is encoded by the coding sequence ATGAATTTCGAGACCATTCCACCACGCTTTGGCCTGAAAATCCGTACCGCTCTCGGTCGCCGCATGGCGCGCCGGGCCTCGCAGGGGTTGAGCCCGGAGGTCGACATGGAGGTGGGCCGCAAGATCATGGCTTCTGCCGGGAAGCGTATTCCGATGGACAGGTCCGTGGTCTATGCCGATGTCCAACTGGCCGGTCTGCGCACACTTGTCTTCGGGCCCAAAGCGCCGCGAGACGGACAGCTGCTCTATCTGCATGGCGGCGGCTATTGCCGGGGGTCCGCCTTCAGCCACCGCCCCTTCATCTCGCGGCTGGCCGCGGCGTTGAACATGAAAACCCGCGCCCCGGATTACCGTCTCGCCCCCGAACATCCCTGCCCCGCGGCGGTCGATGATTGCCTCGCCGCCTATCGCGACATGCGCAAGGGCATGGACGGCCCGGTCGTTGTGGCGGGAGATTCGGCGGGCGGCGGGCTCGCCCTGGCCCTGACACAGCGCCTGAAGGCATTGGGCGAGGCTCTGCCGGATGCGCTCATTCTCTATTCGCCCTGGTGTGATCTGACCGTCAGCGGCGCGAATGCCTTTACCAATAATGCCGTCGATCCGCTGTTGCAGGCGGAATGGCTGCAGGAAGCGGCACCGCTTTATGGCGGCGATATGGATTTGGCAGACCCGCGCGTCTCACCGCTGTTTGGCGATTTTGACGGCTTCCCTCCGACCCTGATCCAGACCGGGTCGGATGAAGTCCTGCTGGATGACACAACACGGCTGTTTGACCGCCTCGATGCCGCGAATGTTGACGTCGCCTGCGAGGTATGGTCCGGGCTGTGGCATGTCTTCCCGATTTTCCAGCCGCTGGTGCCGGAAGGCCGGACGGCCAATCGCCGGGCCCGCAAATGGCTGGATGGGGTTTTGGCAAGCGCGACTTAA
- a CDS encoding leucyl aminopeptidase, with amino-acid sequence MLVRLIAGFAASLSLGAASQAADIVFQSADLPEAGILVIPVGSDLDIPESALTPDDAAYMSRALSAADFNGEAGTMTTLYAVGPFDRIIAVGTNGLDRAAAETLGGELINLSRSEETALSVLWPNTMGEPVALSIALGAGLGGYRFDRYLSDAPDYEPVLNFHVADPDGMRAAFDASHAPIIEATAFARDMINAPGNEVYPEVFVERTRAAFAGERNVNIRVLDVAAMEALGMGAILGVGQGSARPPRLLIVEYTGGESGTAPIAFVGKGVTFDTGGISIKGNDGMWRMKYDLAGASASVAAVLALARRDAGVNAIAVAPLVENMPSGTAQRPGDIVTTISGQTIEIFSTDAEGRLILADAVRYTQDQYSPSLMIDIATLTGSVRVALGQEYAGLFSRHDDVAQQVLEAGESVGEGLWRLPLHPSYAEDIRSPVADIRNTGGDGAGAGIGAQVIGTFVDETTRWAHIDMASVGWAFSSTPTTPEGGVGWGVRLFDAIARQEEARD; translated from the coding sequence ATGCTTGTTCGCTTGATCGCGGGTTTTGCCGCATCTCTTTCGCTCGGCGCCGCCAGTCAGGCTGCGGATATTGTATTTCAGTCCGCCGATTTGCCCGAGGCCGGAATCCTCGTGATTCCGGTTGGCAGTGATTTGGACATTCCGGAATCGGCACTAACGCCGGATGATGCCGCCTACATGTCTCGGGCCCTTTCGGCCGCGGATTTTAACGGCGAAGCCGGGACCATGACAACGCTCTATGCGGTCGGCCCGTTCGACCGGATTATTGCTGTTGGCACGAACGGTCTCGACCGGGCCGCCGCCGAGACCCTCGGCGGAGAACTCATCAATCTCTCTCGCAGCGAGGAAACCGCCCTGTCAGTGCTCTGGCCGAATACAATGGGCGAACCGGTGGCCCTCAGCATCGCACTCGGGGCGGGGCTCGGCGGATACCGGTTCGACCGCTATCTGTCGGATGCCCCGGACTATGAGCCGGTATTGAATTTTCATGTCGCCGACCCTGACGGCATGAGGGCGGCCTTCGACGCCAGTCATGCGCCAATTATCGAGGCGACCGCCTTCGCCCGGGACATGATCAACGCACCGGGAAATGAAGTCTATCCGGAAGTATTCGTCGAACGCACTCGAGCAGCCTTTGCCGGCGAGCGCAATGTCAACATCCGCGTGCTCGATGTTGCCGCGATGGAGGCGCTGGGAATGGGCGCCATTCTCGGCGTTGGGCAAGGATCTGCACGGCCACCCCGTCTGTTGATCGTCGAATATACCGGAGGTGAAAGCGGCACTGCGCCGATCGCTTTTGTCGGCAAGGGCGTCACATTCGATACGGGCGGCATCTCGATAAAGGGCAATGACGGCATGTGGCGTATGAAATACGATCTCGCCGGAGCGTCAGCCTCGGTGGCCGCCGTGCTCGCATTGGCGCGCCGCGATGCTGGCGTCAACGCCATCGCCGTCGCGCCGCTGGTCGAAAACATGCCCTCGGGCACGGCCCAGCGGCCCGGCGATATCGTCACAACCATCTCGGGCCAGACCATCGAGATATTCTCCACCGATGCTGAAGGCCGTCTGATCCTTGCGGACGCGGTTCGCTACACCCAGGATCAGTACAGTCCGTCCCTGATGATTGACATCGCCACACTGACCGGCTCCGTGCGGGTGGCGCTGGGTCAGGAATATGCCGGCCTGTTCTCGCGCCATGATGATGTGGCGCAGCAAGTCCTTGAGGCAGGTGAATCCGTGGGTGAGGGGCTCTGGCGCTTGCCGTTGCATCCCTCCTATGCCGAGGATATCCGGTCGCCGGTCGCGGATATCCGCAATACAGGCGGCGATGGCGCCGGGGCCGGTATCGGCGCACAGGTCATCGGAACATTCGTGGATGAAACAACACGATGGGCCCATATCGACATGGCAAGTGTCGGCTGGGCATTTTCCTCGACACCGACCACACCCGAGGGCGGCGTTGGATGGGGCGTTCGTCTGTTTGATGCCATTGCCCGTCAGGAAGAGGCCCGCGACTAG
- the ileS gene encoding isoleucine--tRNA ligase → MTQKFPSLPSPLSLPAIDTEILGFWDQDRTFEASVSERPEHDQFVFYDGPPFANGLPHYGHLLTGFVKDVIPRYQTMKGKRVERRFGWDTHGLPAELAAEKEIGVSGRKAVLDLGIDKFNDACRTAVLRYTEDWEEYIRRSARWVDMENDYKTLDVSFMESCIWAFKQLYDKGLVYKDYRVVPYSWAVESPLSNFETRLDNSYRMRTDPAVTAAFPLTDGTGLLADARVLIWTTTPWTLPSNLAIAVGEDITYAVMGNGTDKLVLSANGLEKYKKELEGYEKLGEVKGTELKGLHYTPPFDYFITQENAFQVLSGDFVVDEDGTAIVHMAPGFGEDDLRACKEAGIGVVVPVDHTGKYTSAIPDYEGMLVFDANKPITQRLKDEGKLIRHDTIDHNYPHCWRTDEPLIYKAVESWYLEVSKFRERMVELNQQIDWTPSHVKDGLFGNWLANAQDWNISRSRFWGTPIPVWVSDNPNYPRVDVYGSIAELQADFGTEVTDLHRPYVDDLVRPNPDDPSGKSMMRRVEDVFDCWFESGSMPYAAVHYPFENKDWFETNFPADFIVEYVAQTRGWFYTLMVLGTMLFDSPPFKSAICHGVVLDENRQKLSKRLRNYPDPLEFFDDYGSDVMRWFLISSPVLTGGDLLVPKEGREVAAVQREAISPLLNAYAFFSLYANLETRTPQLVTKADDALDKYILTKTGELAAVVAERLDAYDVPGACRETKAFMDALTNWYIRRSRARFWGSEDAQAQAAAFDTLYTVLVRVSQIVAPLMPIVAEKLYKSLTGERSVHLTEWPTADLFPQDHDMVAAMDRVREACSATLAVRERFRLRVRLPLKSLVVAHPEAMSLQPYAGLIADEVNVRDVIFAEDLANYGELQMKVNPVIGRRLGAKMKDVMMASRQGEFTLNDDGTAVVAGETLGEGDFEMRLESAEGTAAEPFDKIGAAVLDVSVDADQESEGLARDLIRAVQTARKEADLDVSDRIVLGVEGDEVLAAAITTHGEMIKSETLAVELLPRIHANPATPPQLPDGFMGFQMSPGTGGAGGNQPFFTEAKLTGHVVKVSVQKAG, encoded by the coding sequence ATGACACAGAAATTTCCCTCGCTTCCATCGCCCCTGTCCCTGCCGGCGATCGATACGGAAATTCTGGGATTCTGGGATCAGGACAGGACATTCGAAGCGTCGGTGTCCGAGCGGCCCGAACATGACCAGTTTGTCTTTTATGACGGACCGCCCTTCGCCAACGGTCTGCCGCACTATGGCCATTTGCTCACCGGTTTCGTGAAGGATGTGATCCCGCGCTATCAGACGATGAAGGGCAAGCGCGTCGAGCGTCGCTTTGGCTGGGATACCCATGGTCTGCCGGCCGAACTGGCCGCTGAAAAGGAAATCGGCGTCTCCGGCCGCAAGGCGGTGCTCGATCTCGGTATCGACAAGTTCAACGATGCCTGCCGCACGGCGGTCCTGCGCTATACCGAGGACTGGGAGGAATATATCCGCCGGTCCGCGCGCTGGGTCGACATGGAGAATGACTACAAGACGCTGGACGTCTCCTTCATGGAGAGCTGCATCTGGGCGTTCAAGCAGCTTTACGACAAGGGTCTGGTCTACAAGGATTATCGCGTCGTTCCCTATAGCTGGGCGGTGGAATCACCGCTGTCGAACTTCGAAACCCGGCTGGACAATTCCTATCGCATGCGCACCGACCCGGCGGTCACGGCCGCCTTCCCGCTGACTGATGGCACCGGCCTGCTTGCAGACGCGCGCGTCCTGATCTGGACGACGACACCTTGGACCCTGCCGTCCAACCTCGCTATCGCGGTTGGCGAGGACATCACCTATGCGGTGATGGGCAATGGCACCGACAAGCTTGTCCTGTCGGCCAATGGTCTGGAGAAATACAAGAAAGAGCTGGAAGGCTATGAAAAGCTGGGCGAGGTCAAAGGCACTGAGCTGAAAGGCCTGCATTATACGCCGCCCTTTGATTATTTCATCACCCAGGAAAACGCCTTCCAGGTGCTGTCGGGCGATTTCGTCGTCGATGAGGACGGCACGGCGATCGTGCACATGGCACCGGGTTTTGGCGAAGACGATTTGCGCGCCTGCAAGGAGGCCGGCATCGGCGTCGTCGTGCCGGTCGATCATACCGGCAAATACACGAGCGCCATCCCAGATTATGAAGGCATGCTGGTGTTTGATGCCAACAAGCCGATCACCCAGCGCCTGAAGGATGAGGGCAAGCTCATCCGCCATGACACGATCGATCACAATTATCCGCATTGCTGGCGCACGGACGAACCGCTCATCTACAAGGCCGTCGAGTCCTGGTATCTGGAAGTCTCGAAATTCCGCGAGCGCATGGTCGAACTGAACCAGCAGATCGACTGGACACCGTCACATGTGAAGGACGGCCTGTTCGGCAACTGGCTCGCCAATGCGCAGGACTGGAATATCTCCCGTTCGCGTTTCTGGGGCACGCCGATCCCGGTCTGGGTGTCGGACAATCCGAATTATCCGAGGGTCGATGTCTATGGCTCGATCGCGGAATTGCAGGCCGATTTCGGCACCGAAGTGACCGACCTTCACCGGCCCTATGTCGATGATCTGGTCCGTCCGAATCCGGATGACCCGTCCGGCAAATCCATGATGCGCCGCGTCGAGGATGTCTTCGATTGCTGGTTTGAATCCGGCTCGATGCCGTATGCCGCCGTGCATTATCCGTTCGAGAACAAGGACTGGTTCGAGACCAATTTCCCGGCGGATTTCATTGTGGAATATGTCGCCCAGACGCGCGGCTGGTTCTACACGCTGATGGTGCTGGGCACGATGCTGTTCGATAGCCCGCCCTTCAAATCGGCCATCTGCCACGGCGTTGTTCTGGACGAAAACCGTCAGAAACTGTCCAAACGCCTGCGCAATTATCCCGACCCGCTCGAATTCTTCGACGATTACGGCTCGGATGTGATGCGCTGGTTCCTGATCTCTTCACCGGTTCTGACCGGTGGCGATCTTCTGGTGCCGAAGGAAGGCCGCGAAGTCGCCGCCGTTCAGCGCGAGGCGATCTCGCCGCTCTTGAACGCCTATGCCTTCTTCTCGCTCTATGCGAATCTGGAGACACGCACCCCGCAGCTCGTCACCAAAGCCGACGATGCGCTGGACAAATACATCCTCACCAAGACGGGCGAGCTGGCCGCGGTCGTGGCCGAGCGTCTCGATGCCTATGACGTGCCGGGCGCTTGCCGCGAAACCAAGGCTTTCATGGATGCGCTGACAAACTGGTATATCCGCCGCTCCCGCGCCCGTTTCTGGGGCAGCGAGGATGCGCAGGCTCAGGCCGCAGCGTTTGATACGCTTTACACCGTGCTGGTGCGGGTTTCGCAAATCGTCGCGCCGTTGATGCCGATCGTCGCCGAGAAGCTCTACAAGAGCCTAACAGGCGAGCGCTCCGTTCACCTGACGGAATGGCCGACCGCCGACCTCTTCCCGCAAGACCATGACATGGTCGCGGCGATGGATCGCGTGCGCGAAGCCTGTTCAGCCACCCTGGCCGTGCGCGAACGCTTCCGTCTGCGCGTCCGCCTGCCGCTCAAATCGCTGGTGGTGGCGCACCCGGAAGCCATGAGCCTTCAGCCCTATGCCGGCCTGATTGCCGATGAGGTAAATGTCCGCGACGTGATTTTTGCCGAGGACCTCGCAAACTACGGCGAGCTTCAGATGAAAGTAAATCCGGTCATCGGCCGCCGCCTTGGCGCGAAAATGAAAGACGTCATGATGGCCTCGCGTCAGGGTGAGTTTACGCTCAATGATGACGGCACCGCTGTCGTCGCCGGCGAGACGCTGGGCGAAGGCGATTTCGAAATGCGCCTTGAAAGCGCCGAAGGCACCGCCGCCGAACCCTTCGACAAGATTGGCGCGGCCGTGCTCGATGTGTCAGTCGATGCTGATCAGGAAAGCGAAGGCCTCGCCCGCGACCTCATCCGTGCGGTCCAAACCGCACGCAAGGAAGCCGATCTCGATGTCTCCGACCGGATTGTTCTGGGCGTCGAGGGCGATGAGGTGCTTGCCGCCGCCATTACCACGCATGGCGAGATGATCAAGTCGGAAACGCTGGCGGTCGAATTGTTACCGAGAATTCACGCAAATCCGGCCACGCCGCCACAACTACCCGATGGCTTTATGGGGTTTCAGATGTCGCCGGGCACAGGGGGGGCTGGGGGAAATCAACCCTTTTTCACCGAAGCCAAGCTGACGGGCCACGTCGTGAAGGTGTCGGTGCAGAAGGCCGGTTAA